Within Myceligenerans xiligouense, the genomic segment CCGACGGCGCCCAGGTCGATCCCGCTCCGACGATATCCCGCCACCAGGCAGAGCAGCGAGGCGACCACCGCGATCGGGCGGTAGGGGCCACCGGCCGCCACGGCGGCGACCAGGAGCAGCGCGGGCGCGAGCACGAGGGCCGGGGGCGGGACGAGGGACAGGACGAGCCAGAACCACCAGCGCCCGTTGAGCAGGAGGTCGAGCAGAGCCACCACCACGCACGCAGCGCACGCGGCGACGACCGCCACGGCGATCGGGTCAGCCATGCGCGGTCCTGGAAGGCCGCGCCTCCCGGTCGGTGCCGGCCGCCCGGCCGGTGAGCGAGGCGAACAGCGCCTCGTACCGGTCGAGGCACGCACTCGCGCCGTACTGCTGCCGGGCCCGTTCCGCGCCGGCCGAGCGGGTCTCGGGGCCGAACGCGGCGACGGCCGTCATGGCCTCGGCGAGCGCGGCGACGTCACCCGCCGGGAAGTGCCGGCCGAACCCGGTGGTGAGGACCGGCTGCCGCATGCCGGGCAGGTCGCTCGCGACCGAGGGGACCCCGAGCATCATCGCCTCGACCTGGGAGATCCCGAAGGACTCCTCCGCGATCGAGGGGAGCACGAAGGCGTCGAGGGAGCTGTACAGCTCGTCCACCTCTTGGTCCTCCAGGAACCCCGTGAAGCGCACCCTGGTGTCGTCGGCGGCCAGGGCGCGCAGGTCCTGCGCGACGCCCCCGCCGGCGATGCGGGTGTCCTCCCCAGCGATGATCAGGCGTGCGTCCGGGTCGTCGATCGTCCGGAACGCCCGGATCGCCAGATCGAGCGCCTTCTCCGGGGCCAGCCGGCCCAGGAAGCCGTAGTGCGGCCCGGGCCCGTCCCGGAACGTGGGTGAGGCGCGCCGTCGTATCCGGCAGGGCGGCGGGACGGCGGTGATCCCCGTCTCTTCCATGAGCGGCCAGTGGCGGGAGCCTCGCGCGTGGTCCTCGTTGTTGACGACGACGGCGTCGGCGTCGGACAGCGCGCGGCCCACCGACCGGTCCACGATCGCGGTCTGCGCACGGCCGGTCAGGCTCGTGGGCAGCCACACGTCGTCGTGGTGCGTCGCGACGACGACGGTTCCCGGCAGGCTCCGCGTGAGAAGTCCCGCCTCGAGCATCGGCAGGTGCAGGTTGAGCACCGCCGAGCGGCGCGCGAGCCGGCGGGCGAGCGACGTGAACCCCGGGCTGATCACCCCTCTGCCGACGCGTGCCCGGACGGGTGCGCGGTAGACGTCCACCCCGTTCGCCCGTTCCCGCGCGGGGGAGGCGTCGTCGTGCCGCGTGGTGGCCACCGCCACCCGGGCGCCGCGAGCGGCCATGCCCTCCGCCACGGCGCGGGCCACCTCGGTGAGTCCGCTGACGTAGGGCGTGTAGTAGGTCAGGGCGACGGTGAGGTCGTAGTGGTCGGAGTCGGGTCGCATGTGTCTCCTGTCGCTCAGGGAAACCGGACGGTC encodes:
- a CDS encoding glycosyltransferase family 4 protein — protein: MRPDSDHYDLTVALTYYTPYVSGLTEVARAVAEGMAARGARVAVATTRHDDASPARERANGVDVYRAPVRARVGRGVISPGFTSLARRLARRSAVLNLHLPMLEAGLLTRSLPGTVVVATHHDDVWLPTSLTGRAQTAIVDRSVGRALSDADAVVVNNEDHARGSRHWPLMEETGITAVPPPCRIRRRASPTFRDGPGPHYGFLGRLAPEKALDLAIRAFRTIDDPDARLIIAGEDTRIAGGGVAQDLRALAADDTRVRFTGFLEDQEVDELYSSLDAFVLPSIAEESFGISQVEAMMLGVPSVASDLPGMRQPVLTTGFGRHFPAGDVAALAEAMTAVAAFGPETRSAGAERARQQYGASACLDRYEALFASLTGRAAGTDREARPSRTAHG